The following are encoded in a window of Solidesulfovibrio magneticus RS-1 genomic DNA:
- the tilS gene encoding tRNA lysidine(34) synthetase TilS, which yields MPTPPSKHLSPTGPGLPPLSALPYRLARLCLGVASFVTGPCGHEPAGATWIVACSGGPDSVALLAMAAILRERLGLAGLLAAHLDHGLRPESGTEAEAVGALCRKLGLGCLSDRADVAAMARERRTGVEDAGRQARQAFFADCLAGRDNAWVLTGHQLNDLAEDQLMRVTRGAGWPALGGMAALDPARRLLRPLLLTPRSAVTEFTAALGLPTMDDPSNADPAYLRNRVRHGLLPLVLQENPRALDAAARLWRQARLDAAYFDEVLPVTVPDEGGTVRLSRTLLSGLHPTLRTRLYARALDALGPGQALADGLAALEAAYARRDTGRVFQFPGGKTVRVAREGLVFGRDVLSGPPPQNRKRH from the coding sequence ATGCCGACGCCCCCTTCGAAACACCTTTCCCCAACCGGCCCCGGCCTGCCGCCCCTGAGCGCCCTACCCTACCGCCTGGCCCGGCTTTGCCTGGGTGTGGCCTCCTTTGTTACCGGCCCATGCGGACACGAGCCGGCCGGGGCGACCTGGATCGTGGCCTGCTCCGGCGGCCCGGATTCCGTTGCCCTGCTGGCCATGGCCGCCATCCTGCGGGAACGCCTGGGTCTGGCCGGACTTCTGGCCGCCCACCTCGACCATGGGCTGCGGCCCGAATCCGGGACCGAGGCCGAGGCCGTGGGGGCGCTTTGTCGCAAACTCGGCCTGGGCTGTCTGTCTGACCGGGCCGACGTGGCCGCCATGGCCCGGGAGCGCCGCACCGGCGTCGAGGACGCCGGCCGCCAGGCCCGGCAGGCCTTTTTCGCCGATTGCCTGGCCGGCCGGGACAACGCCTGGGTGCTCACCGGCCATCAGCTCAACGATCTGGCCGAGGACCAGCTCATGCGCGTCACGCGCGGCGCGGGGTGGCCGGCCCTGGGCGGCATGGCGGCCCTGGACCCGGCCCGCCGGCTGCTGCGGCCGCTGCTGCTCACGCCCCGAAGCGCCGTCACGGAGTTCACGGCCGCCCTGGGCCTGCCGACCATGGACGACCCGTCCAACGCCGATCCGGCCTACCTTCGCAACCGGGTACGCCATGGACTGCTGCCCCTGGTGCTGCAAGAAAATCCTCGAGCCCTGGACGCGGCCGCCCGGCTGTGGCGGCAAGCCCGCCTGGACGCCGCCTATTTCGATGAGGTCCTGCCCGTCACCGTCCCGGACGAGGGCGGCACGGTCCGCCTGTCCCGCACGCTCCTTTCAGGCCTGCATCCGACCCTGCGGACGCGTCTGTACGCCCGCGCCCTGGACGCCCTGGGGCCGGGCCAGGCCCTGGCCGATGGTCTGGCCGCCCTGGAAGCAGCTTACGCGCGGCGCGACACCGGCCGCGTGTTCCAGTTTCCGGGCGGCAAAACGGTCCGGGTGGCCCGGGAGGGGCTGGTCTTTGGCCGGGACGTGCTGTCCGGTCCGCCCCCCCAAAACCGGAAACGCCATTGA
- a CDS encoding precorrin-2 dehydrogenase/sirohydrochlorin ferrochelatase family protein has translation MRYYPIYVNLRGKRCLVVGAGQVGRRKIATLAECGAEEILVIDLAAAEACAELLSHPAVVFACRPYETTDLDGRFLVIASTDDEALNWRISRECAERGIPCNIVDQPEKCSFIVPALFTQGDLTVAISTGGASPALARKIRQGLGEFLGSEYGALLILMSRLRPLVLGLGLGSPANSTLFRELVNSPLLEALEQADTARAETILRDILPATLHGEAAGLVAGALAHAGA, from the coding sequence ATGCGGTATTATCCCATTTACGTCAATCTGCGCGGCAAGCGCTGCCTGGTGGTGGGCGCGGGTCAGGTCGGGCGGCGCAAGATCGCCACCCTGGCCGAGTGCGGCGCCGAGGAAATCCTCGTCATCGACTTGGCTGCGGCCGAGGCCTGCGCCGAGCTTTTGTCGCATCCGGCCGTGGTCTTCGCCTGCCGGCCCTATGAGACGACGGACCTGGACGGCCGGTTCCTGGTCATTGCCTCCACCGACGACGAGGCGCTCAACTGGCGCATCAGCCGGGAGTGCGCCGAGCGCGGCATTCCCTGCAACATCGTCGATCAGCCGGAAAAATGCAGCTTCATCGTGCCGGCGCTGTTTACCCAGGGCGACCTGACCGTGGCCATCTCCACGGGCGGCGCATCACCGGCCCTGGCCCGCAAGATCCGCCAAGGCCTGGGCGAGTTTCTCGGCTCGGAATACGGCGCGCTGCTCATCCTCATGAGCCGGCTGCGGCCCTTGGTGCTGGGGCTGGGACTGGGATCGCCGGCCAATTCCACGCTTTTCCGGGAGCTGGTCAACTCCCCCCTGCTCGAAGCCCTGGAACAGGCCGACACCGCCCGGGCCGAAACCATCCTCCGGGACATCTTGCCCGCCACGCTCCACGGCGAGGCGGCCGGACTTGTTGCGGGAGCCCTTGCCCATGCCGGCGCTTAA
- a CDS encoding flagellar hook protein FlgE: MSSIWTGVSGLLTYSQGIATTGNNLANVNTVGYKSSRMLFADMISTMAGGTSDGSQIGTGVQVGSIALQTEVGSLQDASNSTDLAITGERGYFVVKDAANDKTYYTRAGDFNFDKNGNLMSATGCNVQGWAVDQDAILKAKRNNVILSEVPTTGTVTDITIKDFTIDPQATGTMEVVTNLDSQSSVGELDATDPYFTMFKNYDATNDTPVADSDYQATIKIYDSNGVAHTATVYYSKTSDNSGKEYWEYMVTVPPEEDGSATTSGTTKAGVLMVGTLTFSAQGVLENQTAFTPNGSDPTSLSNWTQASLTSSGVPEFSATFKSASNGSALPSQTIAFKTGLSATDGSWNSGSAANAGAIGTNAALNIGYNPSSTLNAVYCTTNYATSSYTQTSSQDGYAKGEMTATNVDENGVIWGSFTNGQTKALYVLALADFTNPTDLYRNGNNLLSPTTESGKATVGRANSGVFDSIAGNTLESSNVDMASEMVNLIINQRAFQANSKVVTTAESLMETALQIKK; the protein is encoded by the coding sequence ATGAGCTCGATATGGACCGGAGTGAGCGGACTGCTCACCTACAGCCAGGGCATCGCCACCACTGGCAACAACCTGGCCAACGTCAATACCGTGGGCTACAAGTCCTCGCGGATGCTTTTTGCCGACATGATCAGCACCATGGCCGGCGGCACGTCCGACGGCAGCCAGATCGGCACCGGCGTCCAGGTCGGCTCCATCGCGTTGCAGACAGAGGTCGGCAGCCTTCAAGACGCCAGCAATTCCACCGACCTCGCCATTACCGGCGAGCGTGGCTATTTCGTCGTCAAGGACGCCGCCAACGACAAGACCTATTATACCCGGGCCGGCGACTTCAATTTCGACAAGAACGGCAACCTCATGTCCGCCACCGGCTGCAATGTCCAGGGCTGGGCCGTGGACCAGGACGCCATTCTCAAGGCCAAGCGCAACAACGTTATTTTATCGGAAGTGCCAACAACGGGCACCGTTACCGACATTACCATCAAAGACTTTACTATAGATCCGCAAGCTACGGGGACCATGGAGGTCGTAACCAATCTCGACAGCCAAAGCAGCGTCGGAGAACTCGACGCCACCGACCCGTATTTCACCATGTTCAAGAACTACGACGCCACCAACGACACGCCCGTGGCCGACTCCGACTATCAGGCGACCATCAAGATTTACGATTCGAATGGCGTGGCCCACACGGCCACGGTCTACTACTCCAAGACCAGCGACAATTCCGGCAAGGAGTACTGGGAATACATGGTGACTGTTCCTCCCGAAGAGGACGGCAGCGCCACAACCTCAGGCACGACCAAGGCCGGCGTGCTCATGGTTGGCACCCTGACCTTCTCCGCCCAGGGCGTGCTGGAAAACCAAACCGCGTTCACGCCAAACGGCAGCGACCCCACGAGCCTGTCCAACTGGACCCAGGCCAGCCTGACGTCCTCGGGCGTGCCGGAATTTTCGGCCACGTTCAAGTCCGCCTCCAACGGCTCAGCCCTGCCCTCCCAGACCATTGCCTTCAAGACCGGACTGTCCGCCACCGACGGCAGCTGGAATTCAGGCAGCGCCGCCAATGCCGGCGCCATCGGCACAAACGCCGCCCTCAACATTGGCTACAACCCTTCTTCAACCCTCAACGCGGTCTACTGCACCACCAACTACGCCACCTCGTCCTATACCCAGACATCATCCCAGGACGGCTACGCCAAGGGCGAGATGACGGCCACCAACGTGGATGAAAACGGCGTGATATGGGGAAGCTTCACCAATGGCCAGACCAAGGCCCTTTACGTCCTGGCCCTGGCCGACTTCACCAACCCCACCGACCTTTACCGCAACGGCAACAACCTCCTCTCGCCCACGACCGAATCCGGCAAGGCCACCGTCGGCCGGGCCAATTCCGGGGTCTTTGACAGCATTGCCGGCAACACCCTGGAGTCCTCCAACGTGGACATGGCCTCGGAGATGGTCAACCTCATCATCAACCAACGGGCCTTCCAGGCCAACTCCAAGGTGGTGACCACGGCCGAGTCCCTCATGGAGACGGCCTTGCAGATCAAGAAGTAG
- a CDS encoding glycosyltransferase family 9 protein — protein MARFLVLQLARLGDLLQTRRLLAGLFARIGADGGGGEVHLAVDASLAALAGRLYPYARVHALPAHAGPGRDPAAVALAVRQTCGELSAIPFDKVFCLNFSPLGMAISALFPPEVQRGYRQFSGQPDKDRLLRLVFRLTRERRAAGLNLADIWAHLDDVPLAAALVNPPAAPRGGGLGVALAGRMARRSLPPEILAPIVRTAFRASGATRLTLLGTTAQASEARALVKQLDPATASACQDLTGRTGLGELSEVIAGLDRLLTPDTGAMHLAAFHGVPVTAFFLSSAWCHETGPYGVGHEVWQSVVPCAPCLESVPCDKGHVCRLPFADPALLRLLGGSAKVEPPAGLALFCTDCDGLGAVCRLERGEDPSEAGRRAFRAFAARHLAGQDAALADGTPEAALAERLFLETDWTLPPPGRDAAGEE, from the coding sequence ATGGCGCGATTTCTCGTCTTGCAACTGGCCCGTCTGGGCGACCTGCTCCAGACCCGGCGGCTTCTGGCCGGCCTTTTTGCCCGGATCGGAGCGGATGGCGGGGGCGGCGAGGTCCACCTGGCCGTGGACGCCTCCCTGGCCGCCCTGGCCGGCCGGCTCTACCCCTATGCCCGGGTCCATGCCCTGCCGGCCCATGCCGGTCCCGGGCGCGATCCAGCCGCCGTGGCCCTGGCCGTGCGCCAGACCTGCGGCGAGCTTTCGGCCATCCCCTTCGACAAGGTTTTTTGCCTCAATTTCTCGCCCCTTGGCATGGCGATTTCGGCGCTCTTCCCGCCCGAGGTCCAGCGCGGCTACCGCCAGTTTTCCGGCCAGCCCGACAAGGACCGGCTTTTGCGGCTGGTGTTTCGCCTGACCCGCGAGCGCCGGGCGGCCGGACTCAACCTGGCCGACATCTGGGCTCACCTTGATGACGTTCCCCTGGCCGCCGCCCTGGTCAACCCGCCGGCCGCGCCGCGCGGGGGCGGGCTTGGCGTGGCCCTGGCCGGCCGCATGGCCCGGCGCTCCCTGCCGCCGGAGATCCTGGCCCCCATCGTGCGCACGGCGTTTCGGGCCAGCGGGGCGACGCGGCTGACCCTGCTTGGCACTACCGCCCAGGCCTCCGAAGCCAGGGCGCTCGTCAAACAGCTCGACCCAGCCACGGCCTCGGCCTGCCAGGACCTGACCGGCCGGACCGGCCTTGGCGAACTCAGCGAGGTGATCGCAGGCCTGGACCGGCTGCTCACGCCCGACACCGGGGCCATGCACCTGGCTGCCTTTCACGGCGTGCCGGTGACGGCCTTTTTCCTGTCCTCGGCCTGGTGCCACGAGACCGGCCCTTATGGCGTGGGCCACGAGGTCTGGCAGTCGGTGGTTCCCTGCGCGCCCTGCCTGGAGTCGGTCCCCTGCGACAAGGGCCATGTCTGCCGGCTGCCCTTTGCCGATCCCGCCTTGTTGCGGCTGCTCGGCGGTTCGGCCAAGGTAGAGCCGCCGGCCGGGTTGGCGCTTTTTTGCACCGACTGCGACGGCCTGGGGGCAGTTTGCCGCCTGGAGCGTGGCGAGGACCCTTCCGAGGCGGGCCGCCGGGCCTTTCGGGCCTTTGCCGCCCGCCATCTGGCCGGGCAGGACGCGGCCCTGGCCGACGGGACGCCCGAGGCGGCCTTGGCGGAACGCCTTTTTCTGGAAACGGACTGGACGCTGCCCCCGCCCGGGCGGGACGCGGCCGGAGAGGAGTAG
- a CDS encoding cytochrome C assembly family protein — translation MPALNIVFLLVVAGYLLGAAAYLLGVVTARQPLRRAGRWLTLIGFACHTLDLVMLLGIEGGMAFLSGEFYFNLLAWSALAICLFLWWRLRLGMLGLLASPLALFLFLSSQAVTAARVPLPKALGGLFFGLHIGSLFLAISLLAMACGAGAAYLYLERKIKTKEKLGGFAKALPALSTCDTVNRWAVAAGFPLYTLGLLSGFVWAKLTWNRIFSYDPKEVTAICIWLLFAFLFHQRLVLGWQGRKPARMAIWLFGLTLVSMLVINFFMPTHHSFARYIDGAADLPVWPQP, via the coding sequence ATGCCGGCGCTTAACATCGTTTTCCTGCTGGTCGTGGCCGGCTACCTGCTCGGCGCGGCGGCCTATCTCCTGGGCGTGGTCACGGCCAGGCAGCCGTTGCGGCGGGCCGGACGCTGGCTGACCCTTATCGGTTTTGCCTGCCACACCCTGGATCTCGTCATGCTCCTGGGCATCGAGGGCGGCATGGCCTTTTTGTCCGGGGAATTCTATTTCAATCTGCTGGCCTGGAGCGCCCTGGCCATTTGCCTCTTTCTCTGGTGGCGGCTTCGCCTGGGGATGCTCGGGCTTCTGGCCTCGCCGTTGGCCTTGTTCCTGTTTCTGTCCTCCCAGGCCGTGACTGCGGCCCGGGTGCCCTTGCCCAAGGCTTTGGGCGGGCTCTTTTTCGGGCTGCATATCGGTTCGCTTTTCCTGGCCATCAGCCTGCTGGCCATGGCCTGCGGGGCCGGGGCGGCCTATTTGTATCTGGAACGCAAGATCAAGACCAAGGAGAAGCTCGGCGGGTTCGCCAAGGCCCTGCCGGCCCTTTCCACCTGCGATACGGTCAATCGGTGGGCGGTGGCCGCCGGTTTTCCCCTCTACACCCTGGGACTGCTGTCCGGCTTCGTGTGGGCCAAGCTCACCTGGAACCGCATTTTCTCCTATGATCCCAAGGAAGTGACAGCTATCTGCATCTGGCTGCTCTTTGCCTTCCTGTTCCACCAGCGTCTGGTGCTGGGCTGGCAGGGGCGCAAGCCCGCCCGTATGGCCATCTGGCTGTTCGGTCTTACCCTTGTGTCCATGCTGGTCATCAATTTCTTCATGCCCACACACCACAGCTTTGCGCGATATATCGATGGAGCAGCAGATTTACCTGTTTGGCCTCAACCATAA
- a CDS encoding CgeB family protein, protein MAGHGVLRILVVLPMYGGSLPVGRFCLSALRELGHVAEAFEAPDFYGAFSALKDLRVTADRLEYLENSFLQIVSQAICAKVETFEPDLVLALAQAPLSRQALKRLRRDGVKTAMWFVEDFRLFTYWEAFAPYYDAFAVIQKEPFPERLAAVGQENVLYLPMAADPAVHRPLDLSAVERRTFGAGVSFMGAGYPNRRLAFAELLDFDLGIFGSDWDGDPALSDRVRLGGRRVATEESVKIFNAATVNLNLHSSINPRELVPTGDFVNPRTFELALCGAFQLVSDRTLLPELFAEDELARFSTMGELREKLTYYLNRPEERAALARRGRTRALAEHTYAMRMEYLLGFVAERFPGWPAGRAGAEAALAVLPEPLRGETATLLGELSLPADVGFADLIAAVRLRQGRLTSLETSLLFLDEWKRQYGG, encoded by the coding sequence ATGGCTGGTCACGGCGTGCTGCGGATTCTGGTCGTGCTGCCCATGTACGGCGGCTCGCTGCCGGTGGGGCGGTTTTGCCTGTCGGCCCTGCGCGAGCTTGGCCATGTGGCCGAAGCCTTTGAGGCCCCGGATTTTTACGGCGCGTTTTCCGCTCTCAAGGACCTGCGAGTCACGGCCGACCGCTTGGAATATCTGGAAAACAGCTTCCTGCAGATAGTCTCCCAAGCCATCTGCGCCAAGGTCGAGACCTTCGAGCCTGATCTGGTCCTGGCCCTGGCCCAGGCCCCGCTGTCGCGACAAGCCTTAAAGCGCCTGCGCCGCGACGGGGTGAAAACGGCCATGTGGTTCGTGGAGGACTTTCGCCTCTTCACCTACTGGGAAGCCTTTGCCCCGTACTACGACGCCTTCGCGGTCATCCAGAAGGAGCCTTTCCCCGAACGCCTGGCCGCCGTGGGCCAAGAAAACGTGCTCTATCTGCCCATGGCCGCCGATCCGGCCGTGCACCGGCCCCTGGATTTGTCGGCCGTGGAGCGGCGTACATTCGGCGCGGGCGTTTCGTTTATGGGCGCGGGCTATCCCAACCGTCGGCTGGCGTTTGCGGAGCTGCTCGACTTCGATCTCGGCATCTTCGGCAGCGACTGGGACGGCGACCCGGCCCTGTCGGACAGGGTGCGCCTCGGAGGGCGGCGTGTCGCCACCGAGGAGTCGGTCAAGATTTTCAACGCCGCCACGGTCAACCTCAATCTGCACTCCAGCATCAACCCGCGCGAACTGGTGCCGACCGGGGATTTCGTCAATCCGCGCACCTTCGAGCTGGCCCTGTGCGGGGCTTTTCAGCTCGTCAGCGACCGTACGCTCCTGCCGGAACTCTTCGCCGAGGACGAGTTGGCCCGTTTTTCAACCATGGGGGAGCTTCGGGAAAAGCTGACCTATTACCTTAATAGGCCCGAGGAGCGCGCCGCCTTAGCAAGGCGGGGCCGGACCCGGGCTCTGGCCGAGCACACCTATGCCATGCGCATGGAATATCTGCTGGGATTCGTGGCCGAGCGCTTTCCCGGTTGGCCGGCCGGACGAGCGGGCGCCGAGGCAGCCCTGGCCGTGCTTCCCGAACCGTTACGCGGCGAGACGGCGACACTGCTTGGCGAACTGTCGCTGCCGGCCGACGTGGGCTTTGCCGATCTCATCGCCGCCGTGCGCTTGCGCCAGGGGCGACTGACGTCGCTGGAGACGTCGCTGCTGTTTCTGGACGAGTGGAAGCGCCAGTACGGCGGCTAG
- the hemA gene encoding glutamyl-tRNA reductase: MEQQIYLFGLNHKTAGVEVREAFALGERPKLGELLVDGEARVREALVLSTCNRVEVLVVDPVGRDPKAAVLAAWAGQCGQDPALLAPHLYAHQGMAAVDHLFCVASGLDSLVLGEPQILGQLKAAYRHAVASRTAGVIINRLCHKAFSVAKKVRTATGIGASAVSISYAAVELAKRIFGEMAGKKAMLVGAGEMAELAAMHLLTSGVSEILVANRTYARAEELAGRFKGRAVAFEEFVSRLHEVDIVISSTGAPHVVIRAKDVRAVLKARRHKPMFFIDIAVPRDIDPDINSLDNVYLYDIDDLQEVVEENLAQRREEAARARDIIGLQVERFGEWVKSLDVKPTIVDLLDVGASLARQELQKTLRRLGPEVPEETRAALETMALSISRKMLHEPIAFLKRRAKEEHGERFVDLTRRMYNLDREKVPTDAHADRKPPNFAETSDDFDVTDASE, encoded by the coding sequence ATGGAGCAGCAGATTTACCTGTTTGGCCTCAACCATAAGACCGCCGGAGTGGAGGTTCGGGAAGCGTTCGCCTTGGGCGAGCGGCCGAAACTCGGCGAGCTTTTGGTTGACGGCGAAGCCCGCGTGCGCGAGGCCCTGGTCCTTTCCACCTGCAACCGGGTGGAAGTGCTGGTGGTTGATCCCGTGGGGCGCGATCCAAAGGCGGCGGTGCTGGCGGCCTGGGCCGGCCAGTGCGGCCAGGACCCGGCCCTTCTGGCCCCGCATCTGTATGCCCACCAGGGCATGGCCGCCGTGGACCACCTGTTTTGCGTGGCCTCGGGACTTGATTCCCTGGTGCTTGGCGAACCGCAAATACTCGGGCAGCTCAAGGCAGCTTACCGCCACGCCGTGGCCAGCCGCACCGCCGGGGTCATCATCAACCGGCTGTGCCACAAGGCCTTTTCCGTGGCCAAAAAGGTGCGCACGGCCACCGGCATCGGGGCCAGCGCCGTGTCCATCAGCTACGCCGCCGTGGAACTGGCCAAGCGCATCTTCGGCGAGATGGCCGGCAAGAAAGCCATGCTGGTCGGGGCCGGCGAGATGGCCGAGCTGGCCGCCATGCATCTGCTCACCTCCGGGGTGTCGGAAATCTTGGTCGCCAACCGCACCTATGCCCGGGCCGAGGAACTGGCCGGGCGCTTCAAAGGCCGGGCCGTGGCCTTTGAGGAGTTTGTCTCGCGCCTGCACGAGGTGGACATCGTCATCAGTTCCACCGGAGCGCCCCATGTGGTCATAAGGGCCAAGGACGTGCGGGCCGTGCTCAAGGCCAGACGCCACAAGCCGATGTTTTTTATCGATATCGCGGTGCCTCGCGACATCGATCCGGACATCAACAGCTTAGACAACGTCTATCTTTACGACATCGACGACCTGCAGGAAGTGGTGGAGGAAAACCTGGCCCAGCGCCGGGAGGAGGCCGCCCGGGCGAGGGACATCATCGGCCTTCAGGTGGAGCGTTTCGGCGAATGGGTGAAATCGCTGGACGTGAAACCCACCATCGTGGACCTGCTGGACGTCGGCGCCTCCCTGGCCCGCCAGGAGCTGCAAAAGACCTTGCGGCGACTGGGGCCGGAGGTGCCCGAGGAAACCCGGGCCGCCCTGGAAACCATGGCCCTGTCCATCAGCCGCAAGATGCTCCACGAGCCCATCGCCTTTCTCAAGCGGCGGGCCAAGGAGGAGCACGGCGAGCGGTTCGTGGACCTCACCCGGCGCATGTATAATCTGGACCGCGAGAAAGTCCCAACGGACGCGCACGCGGACCGCAAACCGCCGAATTTCGCGGAGACGTCCGACGATTTCGACGTGACCGATGCAAGCGAGTAA